A window of the Cynocephalus volans isolate mCynVol1 chromosome 10, mCynVol1.pri, whole genome shotgun sequence genome harbors these coding sequences:
- the CCL25 gene encoding C-C motif chemokine 25 — MNLWLLACLVACFVGPWDSTVHAQGAFEDCCLAYHRHVGWAVLRHARAYQHQDVSGSCNLPAVIFHLPQRRRMLCGNPQDRGVQKAMRFLDARTKKLYNTRMTFHGSHAGRKKLSSGTSGLPSSMFSDLTHSSKRNASLPAAANPGDHPPPVTFAKG; from the exons ATGAACCTGTGGCTCTTGGCCTGCCTGGTGGCTTGCTTCGTGGGGCCCTGGGACTCCACTGTCCACGCCCAAG GTGCCTTTGAGGATTGCTGCCTGGCTTACCACCGCCACGTTGGGTGGGCTGTGCTCCGGCACGCCCGGGCTTACCAGCACCAGGACGTGAGCGGAAGCTGTAATCTACCTGCTGTGAT ATTCCACCTCCCCCAGAGACGCAGGATGCTGTGTGGGAACCCACAGGACAGGGGGGTGCAAAAGGCCATGAGGTTCCTGGATGCACGGACCAAGAAGCTCTACAACACCCGGATGACCTTCCACG GATCTCATGCTGGGAGGAAGAAGTTGAGTTCTGGAACCTCTGGGCTACCATCGTCCATGTTTAGTGATCTCACTCATAGCAGTAAGAGGAATGCCTCCCTCCCAGCAGCAGCTAATCCAGGTGACCATCCGCCACCTGTCACCTTTGCTAAGGGTTGA